Proteins encoded within one genomic window of Thunnus albacares chromosome 13, fThuAlb1.1, whole genome shotgun sequence:
- the si:ch211-103f14.3 gene encoding zona pellucida-like domain-containing protein 1, whose translation MSATREAKMNLLSFLFLASMVAKSSQLTCQNDLRRPEYSDISVECGTSSISLAILYCPVIYTGYNESLLIINQMFNNPECKGTLDDSVTPPVVRFTFPINMTNACGSTFVTTSAAGTGIFADFSNIQTVNVSGLVSSHDLTTGVVTYNAELKYYYSCAYPLEYFINNTQVEVSASSIAVRDNNGSFISTLSMELFSDVNYTTPLDIPQLGLELRTNIYVQVQAANLTDQYHVLMDRCYASISPHPTNSTFFNLFVSCSKDQMTTMHENGDSHHARFSFPAFRFVEQQNQTVSTYYLHCITRLCEISTCSDFKQCNTRRRRDVHSTGVSEATTLSLAVPIIARNDNSLTSKEEAASSSDSDSDSRMGLGIAVGILTVVIAVVLAVAAVFYRRSRHF comes from the exons ATGTCCGCAACAAGGGAAGCAAAAATGAACCTTCTTAGCTTTCTCTTCTTGGCATCCATGGTGGCCAAAAGCAGTCAGTTAACATGCCAAAATGACCTTCGACGTCCAG AATACTCTGACATCTCAGTTGAATGTGGCACATCCTCAATTAGCCTGGCTATACTATACTGCCCTGTCATCTACACTGGCTACAACGAGTCTCTGCTCATCATCAACCAAATGTTTAACAATCCGGAGTGTAAAGGAACTTTGGATGACTCTGTCACCCCACCAGTTGTCCGGTTCACCTTCCCCATCAACATGACCAACGCTTGTGGCAGCACCTTCGTG ACCACCAGTGCAGCTGGCACAGGGATCTTTGCTGACTTCTCCAACATCCAGACGGTTAATGTCAGTGGTCTGGTGTCCTCCCATGATCTGACCACGGGGGTAGTGACCTATAACGCGGAGCTAAAATATTATTACTCCTGTGCTTACCCTCTGGAGTATTTCATCAACAACACCCAGGTGGAAGT GTCAGCATCCTCCATTGCAGTGAGGGACAACAATGGAAGCTTCATCAGTACGTTGAGCATGGAGCTCTTCAGT GATGTCAACTACACCACTCCTCTGGACATACCACAACTGGGGTTAGAGCTGAGGACCAACATTTATGTCCAGGTCCAAGCAGCCAACCTGACTGATCA GTACCATGTCCTCATGGACCGATGCTATGCTTCCATATCTCCTCATCCTACCAACTCCACTTTCTTCAACCTGTTTGTCTC GTGCTCTAAGGACCAGATGACCACCATGCATGAGAACGGGGACAGTCACCATGCCCGCTTCTCCTTCCCAGCCTTCAGGTTTGTTGAACAGCAGAACCAGACAGTGTCCACCTACTACCTGCACTGCATCACCAGACTCTGTGAGATCAGCACCTGCAGCGACtttaag CAATGTAACACCAGGAGGAGAAGGGATGTTCACTCCACTGGTGTCTCAGAGGCCACCACTCTATCCTTAGCAGTTCCCATCATCGCCAGGAATGATAACT CACTGACATCTAAGGAGGAAG CTGCATCCAGCAGTGACTCGGACTCGGACTCCAGGATGGGTCTCGGGATAGCTGTAGGCATCCTCACGGTGGTCATCGCTGTGGTTCTAGCTGTGGCAGCTGTATTCTACAGGAGAAgcagacatttttaa